A single region of the Ctenopharyngodon idella isolate HZGC_01 chromosome 21, HZGC01, whole genome shotgun sequence genome encodes:
- the c21h18orf54 gene encoding lung adenoma susceptibility protein 2 gives MASEEGLASPESSVTSLLATSGRLQSSFHPEPVATIKYKDKRYVSASEALDAYICDFQRSLRDSETSTGKLELPKELSKPHPRNRDVLKTSLTDGELNFLNIPVGKRDSDRLSVTTDDLLALPNDGSLPVTRTSALLSRSGSFPLGLSFNSSSRSHSRPTVTQKRSTRRPAPPASRKSLPVDNLLMGSLRSCRQAPPPNILLANQMHPADTPRSSYLPRWMTSQKSEMDFSGMTSVPDLKYPVWLRQCEVSSDGQQSDRPLRVPSWVGELEQSSGDSKDDQISSLILRAEQMLNSSSLGLCETLKEHNSSGDTEDALDADRSWDNPPVAFKSPVPVGGADEPQPPEELQRSKSAASCSSGYSSRKHPGPVEALKHMLFRLQDVEHKISQSHVSSEVQTTALLERETLEPAPQEETEEMDMGSGESLRRTLHHLDRLKTLVDDMNERKARAEDDGTDCTHTPAANITNAARIKKQL, from the exons ATGGCATCTGAAGAGGGTCTTGCGTCCCCTGAGTCGAGCGTTACGTCTCTGCTGGCCACATCAGGACGCCTGCAGAGCTCGTTCCATCCAGAGCCCGTCGCCACCATCAAATACAAGGACAAACGCTACGTCTCTGCGTCAGAGGCGCTGGACGCGTACATCTGTGATTTCCAGAGGAGTCTGCGGGACTCTGAGACGTCAACAGGGAAGCTTGAGCTGCCCAAAGAGCTTTCAAAACCTCATCCCAGGAACAGAGATG TACTGAAGACGAGTTTGACAGATGGAGAGTTGAACTTCCTGAACATTCCCGTCGGGAAGAGAGACTCCGATCGGCTCAGTGTGACCACCGACGACCTCTTGGCTCTCCCAAACGACGGCTCTCTCCCTGTGACCCGCACCTCCGCCCTCCTCTCCCGCTCGGGGAGCTTTCCATTGGGATTGAGCTTCAACTCTAGTTCCCGGTCGCACTCGCGGCCCACAGTGACTCAGAAACGCTCCACGCGCCGACCCGCTCCACCAGCGAGCAGGAAGTCCCTCCCTGTGGACAATTTACTGATGGGCAGCTTGCGATCATGTCGCCAAGCTCCTCCTCCTAACATCCTGCTAGCCAATCAGATGCATCCAGCCGACACGCCCAGATCCAGTTATCTCCCGCGCTGGATGACCAGCCAGAAATCTGAAATGGATTTTTCGGGCATGACCAGCGTTCCTGACCTGAAGTACCCGGTGTGGCTCAGACAGTGTGAAGTGTCGTCCGACGGCCAGCAGAGCGATCGTCCTCTCAGAGTTCCTTCATGGGTCGGAGAACTAGAACAATCCAGCGGAGACAGTAAAG ATGATCAGATTAGTTCTCTGATCTTAAGAGCCGAGCAGATGTTAAACTCATCTTCTCTTGGTCTCTGTGAGACGCTGAAGGAGCACAACAGCTCAGGAGATACGGAGGACGCGCTGGACGCAGACCGATCCTGGGACAATCCGCCTGTGGCCTT TAAATCTCCAGTGCCAGTGGGTGGCGCTGATGAGCCGCAACCGCCTGAAGAACTTCAGAGGAGCAAG TCTGCAGCTTCCTGTTCATCAGGATACAGCAGCAGGAAACATCCTGGTCCAGTGGAGGCTCTCAAACACATGCTGTTCCGCCTACAGGACGTTGAACACAAGATCAGCCAATCACACGTGTCCAGTGAAGTCCAAACCACTGCACTCTTGGAGAGAGAAACACTGGAGCCG GCTCCTCAGGAGGAAACAGAAGAAATGGACATGGGAAGTGGCGAGTCGTTACGAAG AACTCTTCATCACCTGGACAGACTGAAAACACTTGTGGACGACATGAACGAGAGGAAGGCCAGAGCAGAGGATGATGGGACAGactgtacacacacacctgcagctAATATCACAAATGCTGCCAGAATCAAGAAGCAGTTATGA